The following are encoded together in the bacterium genome:
- a CDS encoding TVP38/TMEM64 family protein, translating to MTEQNRPDGALARRRRIFWVVLALAALAGLLALYFRQDISGWIGALQKLQAQKDHFRDWINSFGVWGPVVFIAVQVGQVVFSPIPGELTGFLGGYVYGVGAATFYSTIGLTIGSYMAFAIGRWLGRPFVERLMTRKVIDKFDFLVQHKGALLAFVFFSIPGFPKDYMCYLLGLSPLRLRTFLIVAFFGRIPGTFVLGLQGANLYEERYGMLLGIFLVLLVGAALIAYLKDYIHEWMRKKASDKP from the coding sequence ATGACGGAGCAGAACCGGCCGGATGGGGCTTTGGCCCGCCGGCGGAGGATATTCTGGGTGGTGCTCGCGCTCGCGGCGCTCGCGGGGCTGCTGGCGCTCTACTTCCGGCAGGATATCTCGGGCTGGATTGGCGCCCTCCAGAAGCTGCAGGCCCAGAAAGACCATTTCCGCGACTGGATAAACTCCTTCGGCGTCTGGGGGCCGGTGGTGTTTATCGCTGTTCAGGTCGGCCAGGTCGTCTTCTCTCCCATTCCGGGAGAGCTGACGGGCTTTCTGGGCGGCTACGTGTATGGAGTGGGGGCCGCCACCTTCTACAGCACGATTGGTCTCACGATCGGAAGCTACATGGCCTTCGCGATCGGAAGATGGCTGGGCCGGCCCTTCGTCGAACGCCTCATGACGCGAAAGGTGATCGACAAGTTCGACTTTCTGGTGCAGCACAAAGGGGCGCTGCTGGCGTTCGTCTTTTTCTCGATACCCGGTTTTCCGAAAGATTATATGTGCTACCTGCTGGGGCTCAGCCCGCTCCGGCTGCGGACGTTTCTCATCGTGGCGTTTTTTGGGAGGATTCCGGGGACCTTCGTTCTCGGCCTTCAGGGGGCCAACCTGTACGAGGAGCGCTATGGGATGTTGTTGGGCATTTTTCTCGTGCTTCTCGTTGGCGCGGCTCTCATCGCCTACCTGAAAGACTACATTCACGAATGGATGCGGAAAAAGGCGTCCGACAAGCCTTGA